DNA sequence from the Candidatus Polarisedimenticolaceae bacterium genome:
GCGAACCTCCCCCCCGGCGAGGCCCGCGTCGAGGCCTGGTCGCAACGACACGCGCGCGCCGCGCTCCCCAACTTCGCCGCACGGCAGGCCAAGGAGGGGGAGAACGAGACGGAACCCACGTTGTTCCTCCGCCCCGGCGGCCGCATCGCCGGGCGCGTCCTCGGCGCCGACGGAAAACCCGTCGAAGGAGCGACCGTCTCCCCGGAATCGATCGACGGCGGGATCCTCGCGCGCATCTCGGGCGAGGGTCCTCGCCCGGTGCGCACCGACGCCGCCGGGGCGTTCGACTTCGCCGGGATCCCCGCGGGGCAGCGATTCAAGTTCGTCGCCCGCAAGGAAGGGTTCTCCGACGCCTCGTCGCAGCCGCTCTCCGTCGAGCGGGGCGGGGAGCGCACCGACGTCGAGCTCAAGCTCGAGGCGTCCGCCACGCTCTCCTTCAAGGTCCTCGACGCCGACGGGAACGCGGTCGCCGACGTCGCGGTGTCGCTCGCGCCGCCCGGAGCGGCCGACAGGCCCGGCCCGCGGCGGCGCGGGCCGTCGATGTTCGGCCAGGAGGTCCCCGAGGACCAGATCGAATCGCTCGGCGAGGGACGATTCCGCGTCAAGGGGCTCGACGTCGGGACCTTCGACGTGACCGTCGCCCCCGAGGACGGTAACGACATCGAGAAGGAAGCGATCAAGCTGCGGGCGGGGGAGACGATCGACCTCGGCACCCTGCGCTCGACGCCCGGGAAACGCATCGAGGGACGCATCCTCGACCGCGCCGGCGAGCCGATCGTCGGGGCGCAGGTTCGCGCCTTCTGGTTCGACGGCAACGCGCCGAAAGGGCGCACGGCCAAGTCGAAGGCCGACGGCCGCTACCGCCTCGGCGGGCTCGCCGACGCCCCGATGCAGCAGATCACCGTGAGCGCGAAGGGATACGCCGACGCGCAGAAGAACGGCCTCGCCCCCGGCGACACCGCGGCGGACTTCACCCTCGAGAAGACGGCGAGTCTCGTCGGGAAGGTCCTCAACGCCGACGGGACGGTCCCGCCGTCCTTCCAGGTGGAAGCGAAACCCGAGGCGAAGGCCGGGGACAGCGCCTTCGGCTTCCGGATGCGTTTCGCCCGCGACGAGGAGGTGTTCACCGACCCCGCCGGCAACTTCCGGCTCGACGACGTCTCGCCGGGGACGGTCACCGTGGAGGCGCGCGCGGTGGGTCGCGCTCCGGGACGGAAGTCGGGAGTGAAGGTGGCCGCGGAGGAGGTCGTGGACGTCGGCACCCTCGTCCTCCCCGAGGGGCGAACCGTGCGCGGCCGCGTGCTCGACGCGAAGGACGACACTCCCCTCGCCGGGGCGGTGGTCTCGGCGCTCGTCACCCAGACGGGGATGCGCGTGCGGCTGGCAGGGATGAACGACGCCGCGGGGAGCGCGGTCAGCGGGACCGACGGCGGCTTCGAGATCCGGGGGCTCGAGCCGCGCGCGTACAACGTCGCGGCGCAGCACCCGGACTTCTCCCCGAACGAGACGACCGTCGAGGTCCCTTCCGACCAGGACCCCGGCGAGATCGCCGTGCGGCTCAGCCGCGGGGGGACCCTCACCGGGATCGTGCGCGACGCCGCGAAGGCGCCGGTCTCCGGCGCGAACGTGGTGGTCATGAAGGGGTTCGGCGGCGACCTGCAGTCGGCGTCGACGGGGCCCGACGGCCGCTACACGATCGAGAAGCTCTCCCCCGGCACCTACTCCGCCCTCCGCCAGCCCGACGACGGCCGGATCGTCATCGGGATGGGGATGAAGCAGGTCGCCGTCAAGGAGGGCGAGGTCACGACGCTCGACTTCGACGAGGCGGCCAAGCACCAGGTCTCGGGACGGATCCTGCGCGGCGGGAAACCGGTCGGGAACGTCAACGTGATCTTCTTCCAGGGAGAAGGCCGGGCGGGAGGCGCGATGAAGACGACCGGCGCCGACGCGGACGGCCGCTACTCGATCGGCGTCGACGCGCCCGGCCCCTACACCGTCGCCGTCTCGGGGGGGATGATGTTCGGAGGCTCGCAGACGACGGTCGTCGTCCCCGACGCTCCGACCGCGAACCTCGACGTCGTGCTGAAGTCGGGTGCGATCACCGGCCGCGTGATCGACCCCGACGGCAAGCCCGTCACCGGTGCGTACCTCATCGCGCGCCTGGACGGCCCCACCGGGACCGGCGGTGCCGGCTCGGCGCAGTCCGCGGCCGACGGGAGCTTCACCATCGAAGGGGTCGACGACGGCACCTACCGCCTGACCGCGAACGCGCAGGGGTACGCCACCGTCGAGGCGTACCCGGTCAAGGTCGCGCCGGAGGAAGCGACGGCGCCCGTCGAGCTGCGCCTGGAGAAGGGGCGCACGCTGCGCGGGCGCGTCGTCGATCCCCGCGGGAACGGCATCGAGGGGGCGTTCGTCTATTACGCCCCGTCGGGGGTCGTGCAGACGACGAGCTTCCCCTCCTCGACCGACGTCAACGGGACCTTCGTCCTCTCGGTCTCCGGGAACGGGAGCTACGACGTCGCCGCGTCCGCCGCGGGGCTCGCCCCCGCGATCGCGCGCGGGATCACCCCCCCCGCGGAGGACGACGGGCAACCGATCGTCACCCTCCCCCTCACCCAGGGGGGCCGGTTGCGCGTGCAGGTGTCGCTCAAGGAAGGAGGGCCG
Encoded proteins:
- a CDS encoding carboxypeptidase-like regulatory domain-containing protein; its protein translation is MRRLAFAVASFLIAGLLVAAEPPKPAPKPAPKPQSGTATIAGRVTGPDTKPIAGATVRVLAKREDAPRFRRGGDLPAPTVARTAEDGTFSIAGLKGSKFRVRVEAPALAPFQADDVPAGASLRVNLKPGVARSGRVLDMATREPVAGATVVAVERDAAAFGEEAHPRATSGEDGRFTFANLPPGEARVEAWSQRHARAALPNFAARQAKEGENETEPTLFLRPGGRIAGRVLGADGKPVEGATVSPESIDGGILARISGEGPRPVRTDAAGAFDFAGIPAGQRFKFVARKEGFSDASSQPLSVERGGERTDVELKLEASATLSFKVLDADGNAVADVAVSLAPPGAADRPGPRRRGPSMFGQEVPEDQIESLGEGRFRVKGLDVGTFDVTVAPEDGNDIEKEAIKLRAGETIDLGTLRSTPGKRIEGRILDRAGEPIVGAQVRAFWFDGNAPKGRTAKSKADGRYRLGGLADAPMQQITVSAKGYADAQKNGLAPGDTAADFTLEKTASLVGKVLNADGTVPPSFQVEAKPEAKAGDSAFGFRMRFARDEEVFTDPAGNFRLDDVSPGTVTVEARAVGRAPGRKSGVKVAAEEVVDVGTLVLPEGRTVRGRVLDAKDDTPLAGAVVSALVTQTGMRVRLAGMNDAAGSAVSGTDGGFEIRGLEPRAYNVAAQHPDFSPNETTVEVPSDQDPGEIAVRLSRGGTLTGIVRDAAKAPVSGANVVVMKGFGGDLQSASTGPDGRYTIEKLSPGTYSALRQPDDGRIVIGMGMKQVAVKEGEVTTLDFDEAAKHQVSGRILRGGKPVGNVNVIFFQGEGRAGGAMKTTGADADGRYSIGVDAPGPYTVAVSGGMMFGGSQTTVVVPDAPTANLDVVLKSGAITGRVIDPDGKPVTGAYLIARLDGPTGTGGAGSAQSAADGSFTIEGVDDGTYRLTANAQGYATVEAYPVKVAPEEATAPVELRLEKGRTLRGRVVDPRGNGIEGAFVYYAPSGVVQTTSFPSSTDVNGTFVLSVSGNGSYDVAASAAGLAPAIARGITPPAEDDGQPIVTLPLTQGGRLRVQVSLKEGGPAVGATVLAQPDPAFLGSDTMGFMNRPQPTGTDGTTLLPGLAPGGYKLTVVMGSRKVEAQAAVPDGGEAVAQVTLP